The following nucleotide sequence is from Halobacillus mangrovi.
TTTCCCAATCAAACAACCCAACCATTTTTGAAGGATTATCCTTACTAAACATGCTGTTATTTAATTTATAATCATAATGAATAACAGCGTGCGCACTTGAAGAAGGGATATGATCTACAAGCCATCTTTTTAAACGTTCACCTGAAACAACATCATCTGTCCGCGCTTTCTCAAACCTTTTGATCCAACCATGAATTTGACGTTCCATAAATCCTTCAGGCTTGACCATATCGATAAGAGACGTTTCCGTATAATCGACATCATGAAGCTCAACTAAACGGTCGACCATCGTTTCTGAAATCTTCCTCCCTAACTCTCCCGTTTCTTCTATCCCCTCTGGAAAAGAAGTATCATAGACCAGTCCTTCTCTTCGTTCCATTACAAAAAATGGACTACCCAAAACTTCTCCTGACTCAAAAATGTACGGTTTTGGAGCTAGAGGGAAAACAGGATGAAGAGCTTTAAGGACTTTATATTCTCTTTCCATATCGTGGGCTTTTGCAGCAACCGGCCCCATTGGAGGTCTCCGTAGCACAGCCTTCCAATCACCCACCAACAGTTCATAGGTTAAATTCGAGTGCCCAGCCCCGAACTGACGGACTTGCATTTTTCCATCCGGAAGATCCAGATGGTGCCTTAAAAACTTCTCCACCCCTTCAGTATCCAATTCTTCTCCCGGCCTTACAGGTCTGGTATCTTTTGTTTGTACCATTCAATACCTCCTAGTTTGCAGCGAATTGGTAGGACTCTAGTTTTCTCTTCATATCTTCTGACAAAGGTGCACTTTTCTGTTTCTCAAAGTCAAAATGGACGATAACCGAAGACCCCTTCGCTACTATTTCTCCAGAATCTTGTTCCACCATTTGTTGTTCCAGATGAAAGCTCGAGTTACCAATCTTAGTCACCAGACTCTTAATAATCAGAGTTTGCTTAAAATAGACTTGTTTTAGAAAGTCACACTTGATGGAAGCAAGTATAAAGTTCCAGTCCTCCATAACTAATCCAAGGGCGTCAAAAAAGTGAATCCTTGAATCTTCCATGTAAACGAAAAAATTATTGTTGTTAACGTGACCAAGCAGATCC
It contains:
- a CDS encoding phosphotransferase family protein codes for the protein MVQTKDTRPVRPGEELDTEGVEKFLRHHLDLPDGKMQVRQFGAGHSNLTYELLVGDWKAVLRRPPMGPVAAKAHDMEREYKVLKALHPVFPLAPKPYIFESGEVLGSPFFVMERREGLVYDTSFPEGIEETGELGRKISETMVDRLVELHDVDYTETSLIDMVKPEGFMERQIHGWIKRFEKARTDDVVSGERLKRWLVDHIPSSSAHAVIHYDYKLNNSMFSKDNPSKMVGLFDWEMTTVGDPLADLGAALSYWIEKDDPEMLKTGLGKVPVTVKEGFYTRDEFIQRYADKSGLDLSQIHVYQTFAYFKLAGIIQQIYFRYKKGQTNDPRFARMNVFVNNLIRHAEETAGL
- a CDS encoding acyl-CoA thioesterase, with the translated sequence MHEHEVTVRFCETDLLGHVNNNNFFVYMEDSRIHFFDALGLVMEDWNFILASIKCDFLKQVYFKQTLIIKSLVTKIGNSSFHLEQQMVEQDSGEIVAKGSSVIVHFDFEKQKSAPLSEDMKRKLESYQFAAN